A single region of the Pseudomonas sp. VD-NE ins genome encodes:
- a CDS encoding LysR family transcriptional regulator yields MEIHNLNDIAAFVGSVNAGSFTAAAKQLGLTRSAVGKSIVRLEARLQVRLLNRTTRSLSLTDDGQVLYERCVGILQDLDDVEDALAFRRSTPSGRLRMSLPVALGRLHVLPHIECCLKEWPSLSVDVTFSDRLVDLIDEGFDLAMRIGPPKEDSRLLTRTVAYQQMITCASPHYLAEHPRPKTPEALSAHECLHFVSGGRLLPWNFRVDGQAVAFTQGGRLQMDSAEALHECAMAGLGIATLPSYVVSHQLRSGKLVQLLEEYAEAAEPIRIIYPSKRHLSPKIRLFIDKLLDAWSPCPPWEQCLVDDICAV; encoded by the coding sequence ATGGAAATTCATAACCTGAACGACATTGCGGCTTTCGTGGGGTCGGTAAATGCCGGAAGCTTTACCGCCGCTGCCAAGCAATTAGGTCTCACTCGTTCGGCAGTGGGTAAATCGATTGTCAGGCTGGAAGCTCGATTGCAAGTGCGGTTACTCAACCGCACAACCCGCAGTCTGAGCCTGACGGACGACGGTCAGGTCCTCTACGAGCGCTGTGTTGGCATCCTTCAGGATCTTGACGATGTCGAGGATGCACTGGCGTTTCGTCGCTCGACACCCAGTGGGCGATTGCGTATGAGTCTGCCGGTCGCGCTGGGCAGGCTTCACGTTCTCCCTCACATCGAATGCTGTCTGAAGGAATGGCCTTCGCTAAGTGTCGACGTTACGTTTTCCGACCGACTGGTAGACCTCATTGATGAGGGGTTTGATCTGGCCATGCGAATTGGCCCGCCCAAAGAGGATTCTCGATTGCTGACACGCACCGTGGCGTACCAGCAGATGATCACCTGTGCTTCACCCCACTATCTGGCTGAGCATCCGCGGCCAAAAACTCCCGAAGCGTTGTCCGCGCACGAATGTCTGCATTTCGTCAGCGGGGGACGATTACTTCCATGGAATTTTCGAGTAGACGGCCAGGCGGTTGCCTTCACTCAAGGTGGGCGGCTACAGATGGACAGCGCGGAAGCGCTGCATGAGTGCGCGATGGCGGGCTTGGGTATTGCGACACTGCCGTCGTACGTAGTGAGCCACCAACTACGCAGCGGCAAGCTTGTTCAACTGCTCGAAGAATACGCTGAGGCCGCAGAACCCATCCGGATCATCTATCCCAGCAAACGACACCTTTCGCCCAAGATCCGCCTGTTCATCGATAAGCTCCTGGACGCGTGGTCTCCTTGTCCGCCGTGGGAACAATGTCTGGTTGATGATATTTGCGCCGTATGA
- a CDS encoding alpha/beta hydrolase, whose protein sequence is MNTKVEAAVQTWANSLSDLVPVLKGIDTTTKMSDIRDAYAKMLAQNPAPTGVRFEAVDMGGVPGTLVTPDEVKTDAVVMYIHGGAYIVGRPDGYHGIGGNYAKMLGARVYMPDYRLAPEHKFPASIDDTLRAYEWLLEQKIPAEKIAFSGESAGGAMVVSVMVAAKSKGLALPAVGSSISPWANLEHTGASMSNREGLDPLNSKPVLDILARTFLGETLANHPLASPVFADVTGLPPILIQIGENELMLSDAIRLATHLADNRVRVNLEVWPAMFHAWHFYSAMLPEGQQAMESSVRFIEAGLAEASR, encoded by the coding sequence ATGAATACGAAAGTAGAAGCAGCCGTTCAAACCTGGGCCAACAGCCTGAGCGATTTGGTACCTGTCCTCAAAGGCATTGATACCACCACGAAAATGAGCGATATCCGCGACGCCTACGCAAAAATGCTCGCGCAAAATCCAGCGCCCACCGGCGTCAGGTTCGAAGCAGTCGACATGGGCGGTGTTCCAGGGACCCTGGTGACACCCGATGAAGTCAAGACCGACGCAGTTGTGATGTACATCCATGGCGGGGCGTACATTGTCGGCCGTCCAGATGGCTACCACGGCATTGGTGGCAACTACGCAAAGATGCTGGGTGCTCGTGTATACATGCCTGACTATCGCCTGGCCCCGGAGCACAAATTCCCCGCCTCCATCGACGATACCCTGCGCGCCTACGAGTGGTTGCTTGAGCAGAAAATCCCGGCTGAAAAAATCGCGTTTTCCGGCGAGTCGGCTGGCGGCGCAATGGTTGTAAGCGTGATGGTGGCTGCCAAATCCAAAGGGCTTGCGTTACCTGCGGTGGGTTCTTCGATCTCGCCTTGGGCAAACCTCGAACACACCGGCGCCTCTATGAGCAACCGTGAGGGCCTGGACCCGCTGAATTCCAAGCCTGTTCTGGATATTCTTGCCAGAACATTCCTTGGCGAGACACTGGCCAACCATCCTCTGGCATCACCAGTTTTCGCAGACGTTACTGGACTCCCACCCATTCTGATTCAGATTGGCGAGAACGAGCTGATGCTGAGTGACGCGATACGGCTTGCCACCCATCTGGCGGACAACCGTGTCCGAGTCAATCTCGAGGTATGGCCTGCCATGTTCCACGCCTGGCACTTCTACTCGGCCATGCTGCCAGAAGGTCAACAGGCAATGGAGAGTTCAGTACGCTTCATTGAGGCGGGTCTGGCCGAAGCCAGTCGCTGA
- a CDS encoding tRNA (adenine(22)-N(1))-methyltransferase TrmK, translated as MNEQTLSMRLERVAAHVPAGARLADIGSDHGYLPVALMRRGLIAAAVAGEVASTPFHAAARTVRENDLQQHISVRLADGLAAIEPDDGITAITICGMGGETIRDILDSGKARLSGKERLILQPNGGEQPLRQWLMANGYRILSEELLRENRFHYEIIVAERAASVAYTDQELYFGPLQMQARSPEFLAKWQHKLREKQKTLSQFARAQQAVPEAKVREITCQVEWIAQLLA; from the coding sequence TTGAACGAACAGACATTGTCCATGCGCCTTGAGCGCGTGGCTGCACACGTGCCGGCCGGCGCGCGGCTGGCCGATATCGGCTCGGATCACGGCTATCTGCCGGTGGCGCTGATGCGCCGTGGCCTGATCGCAGCGGCCGTGGCGGGTGAAGTCGCGTCGACGCCGTTCCATGCGGCCGCACGCACCGTGCGCGAGAATGATCTGCAGCAGCACATCAGTGTGCGCCTGGCTGATGGTCTGGCGGCCATCGAACCTGACGACGGGATTACCGCCATCACGATCTGCGGCATGGGCGGTGAGACCATCCGCGACATCCTCGACAGCGGCAAAGCCCGTTTAAGCGGCAAAGAGCGCCTGATCCTGCAACCCAATGGCGGCGAACAACCCTTGCGCCAATGGCTGATGGCAAACGGTTACCGGATCCTCAGCGAAGAACTGCTGCGGGAGAACCGCTTCCACTATGAAATCATCGTTGCCGAGCGCGCAGCCTCCGTGGCCTACACCGATCAAGAACTGTACTTCGGCCCGCTACAGATGCAGGCACGCAGTCCGGAGTTTCTGGCCAAGTGGCAACACAAGCTGCGCGAAAAGCAGAAGACCCTGAGCCAGTTCGCCCGGGCGCAGCAGGCTGTGCCCGAGGCGAAGGTACGAGAGATCACGTGCCAGGTTGAATGGATTGCGCAGTTGCTGGCTTGA
- a CDS encoding Gfo/Idh/MocA family oxidoreductase, producing the protein MQTIRLGLVGYGKIAQDQHVPAILANPAFQLVSVATQGKPCAGVENFQSLSELLENGPPVDAIAFCTPPQGRFALVQQALAAGKHVLVEKPPCATLGEAMALVDQAVGQGVSALFAWHSRYAPGIEAARDWLASRTLQSVQIDWKEDVRKWHPGQTWIWQPGGLGVFDPGINALSIVTHLLKLPLFVESAELRVPNNCQSPIAASIKMADAHQLDVRAEFDFDHGHDELWSIEVRCDEGVLRLDNGGALLSIDGVRQAVSEEGEYAAVYRHFQQLIGDEASDLDVQPLRLVADSFFVGSRVLVEAFYD; encoded by the coding sequence ATGCAAACAATCCGTCTCGGTCTGGTGGGCTACGGCAAGATTGCCCAGGATCAACACGTCCCGGCGATCCTCGCCAATCCCGCTTTCCAGTTGGTCTCCGTCGCCACCCAAGGCAAGCCCTGCGCGGGCGTTGAGAACTTCCAATCGTTGAGTGAGTTGCTGGAAAACGGTCCGCCGGTGGATGCGATTGCCTTCTGCACACCGCCACAAGGTCGTTTTGCGCTGGTGCAGCAAGCGCTGGCCGCCGGCAAACACGTGCTGGTGGAAAAGCCACCGTGTGCCACGTTGGGCGAGGCGATGGCCTTGGTCGATCAGGCTGTCGGGCAGGGCGTCAGCGCCTTGTTTGCCTGGCACTCACGCTACGCGCCCGGCATCGAAGCCGCCCGCGACTGGCTCGCCTCGCGCACCCTGCAAAGCGTGCAGATCGACTGGAAAGAAGACGTGCGCAAGTGGCACCCCGGGCAGACCTGGATCTGGCAACCCGGCGGCCTCGGTGTGTTCGATCCGGGCATCAATGCCTTGTCGATCGTCACTCATTTGCTCAAGTTGCCACTGTTCGTCGAATCGGCTGAGCTGCGCGTACCGAACAACTGCCAATCGCCGATTGCCGCATCGATCAAAATGGCTGATGCGCATCAACTCGATGTGCGCGCGGAGTTTGATTTTGACCATGGCCATGATGAGCTGTGGAGTATCGAGGTGCGTTGCGACGAGGGTGTTCTTCGCTTGGATAACGGTGGCGCGTTGTTGAGCATCGACGGCGTGCGCCAGGCTGTGTCGGAGGAGGGTGAGTACGCAGCGGTGTATCGGCATTTTCAGCAGCTGATTGGCGACGAGGCCAGTGACCTGGATGTGCAGCCGTTGCGGTTGGTGGCGGACAGTTTTTTTGTGGGGAGTCGGGTGTTGGTTGAGGCGTTTTACGATTAG
- a CDS encoding NAD(P)-dependent alcohol dehydrogenase: MLVQAYGAHAGDKPLEPMQINRRAPAAHDVQIDIAFCGICHSDLHQVRAEWAGTQFPCVPGHEIVGRVSAVGAHVSDYKIGDLVGVGCIVDSCKHCDDCESGLENYCDGMIGTYNFPTPDAPGWTLGGYSQNIVVHERYVLRIRHPEAQLAAVAPLLCAGITTYSPLRHWNAGPGKKVGVVGIGGLGHMGIKLAHALGAHVVAFTTSESKREAAKALGADEVVVSRNAEEMAAHAKSFDLILNTVAAPHDLDAFLVLLKRDGALTLVGAPATSHPSPNVFNLIMKRRTIAGSMIGGIAETQEMLDFCAEHGIVSDIELIRADQINDAYERMLKGDVKYRFVIDNATLAG; the protein is encoded by the coding sequence ATGCTTGTACAAGCCTACGGCGCCCACGCGGGCGACAAACCCCTTGAACCGATGCAGATCAACCGCCGCGCGCCGGCCGCCCATGATGTGCAGATCGACATCGCGTTCTGTGGTATCTGCCATTCCGACCTGCACCAGGTGCGCGCGGAATGGGCCGGTACACAATTTCCTTGCGTACCGGGGCATGAAATCGTCGGTCGCGTGTCGGCCGTTGGCGCCCATGTTTCGGACTACAAAATCGGTGATCTGGTCGGCGTCGGTTGCATTGTCGACAGCTGCAAACATTGCGATGACTGCGAAAGCGGTCTGGAAAACTACTGCGACGGCATGATCGGCACCTACAACTTCCCGACCCCGGACGCACCCGGCTGGACGCTGGGCGGCTATTCGCAAAACATCGTCGTGCATGAACGCTACGTGCTGCGCATCCGCCACCCCGAAGCGCAACTGGCCGCCGTCGCGCCGCTGCTGTGCGCGGGCATCACCACTTACTCGCCACTGCGTCATTGGAATGCGGGACCGGGCAAGAAAGTCGGCGTGGTCGGCATCGGTGGCCTCGGCCACATGGGCATCAAACTGGCTCACGCTCTGGGCGCCCACGTTGTCGCGTTCACTACCTCTGAATCCAAACGCGAAGCGGCCAAAGCGCTGGGCGCCGATGAGGTTGTGGTGTCGCGCAATGCCGAAGAAATGGCCGCCCACGCCAAGAGTTTCGACTTGATCCTCAACACCGTCGCGGCGCCGCACGATCTCGACGCATTCCTGGTGCTGCTCAAGCGAGATGGTGCGTTGACGCTGGTCGGTGCGCCGGCCACCTCGCATCCGTCGCCGAACGTGTTCAACCTGATCATGAAGCGCCGCACGATTGCCGGTTCGATGATTGGCGGCATTGCCGAAACTCAGGAAATGCTCGATTTCTGTGCCGAGCACGGCATCGTCTCCGACATCGAACTGATCCGTGCCGACCAGATCAACGACGCCTACGAACGCATGCTCAAGGGCGATGTGAAATATCGTTTCGTGATCGACAACGCAACGTTGGCTGGCTAA